GTCTGGAGTCTTGTCTTTCACTCAGGTGGCGTGGGCAGCTCTCCGAGCCCAGATGAATGGAAGGTGTGTATGTGTCAGGAAAGACTACCAAACACAACGTGCACATAACTGACTGTGGCGAGACCCCCTGATGGTCCCCCTGATGTCCTCACAGATTGTGATGCATTATCTATTGGCCTGACATCAAACCACCGACTTGGCCGCCGCtgttctcaccagcacacttgtgattgttaaCCTGGTACTTGTAGAAGAAACCTTCACCACACGCGCTGCAACTGAACACtttctctccggtgtgtattcttgtgtgttggACCAGTGACGACCGGTCACAAAAACCTTTTTCGCAAATTGGACAGGAGCatgttttttccccagtgtgGGTTCTTGTGTGTTTAACCATCGCCGATTTCTCCGCAAAACATCTGTTGCAAACCGGGCAAGGGAAGGGTTTCTCACCCGTATGCGTTCTTCTGTGTGATCGCAAATGTCCCATCacagagaatcttttaccacacacagaGCAGGGAAAAGGTCTCTCCCCCGTGTGTATTCGAGTGTGTCGAAGCAACGTTGAACTGTTACTAAAACACGAGTTGCAGAATGGGCAGGGATATGGTTTCTCGCCAGTGTGCTTTCTCATGTGCGATATCAAGTTTGAGTTTTGAGGGAATCGTTGACCACATACTGAACAGCCGTACggtttctctcccgtgtgtAATCTTGTGTGTCTTGTCAGTATTCCTTTACGAGAGAAGCTTTTACCGCAGACTGAGCAGATAAAAGGTCTCTCTCCTGTGTGGCATATCATGTGTTCTTTCAGGTTGTTCTTGCGGGCAAAAGTTTTGTCACACAAAGAGCATTTCAAGCGTGTGTTGTCAGCCACCATTCTTCCATCAGTTTTAGACGtcgtgtcgtcactatctgatagtggagctacacggctgtctgcttgtgatcctccacagtggtctccatcagcttctgttgtcatgtgttgagttgagctgctgcttggaggctccacctctctcttctcctcactttcacctttgtcttcatcatcttcactcttcacagggaCACCAATCACAGGGAACTCCTCCAAtccttcaagatgctctccctcctgactgacGCTGTGAGCCTccttttcctctttaatgtgggggggctggGGCTCCTTCTGCTCCCCACTGAagctccactcctgctgctcaggAGGAAGATGTTCTTTAgtgacgtctgcaggacacaagaagagAAAGAAAAGTCAAATTACATATTACCAAATATGAATATGATCTTACATGAGGACACAGACGCTGCAGCTGGGTCCTTGGCTCACTCGCATGTGCGGAATAATTTAGAATTTTAGTGACGCATGTTTGGAGGCATGTTTGGTTTAGttcagcagtggtgtccaaagtgcggcccaggggccatgaGCAGCCtctagttgcattttttttttttattggcccgcgactcactttaaaaatataatttaatatgaaaatgttttttaaaaaacctaacaaaaacaaaaatggaaaaatcagtagcaatcttacaagaatgaagccaaactattacaaaaaaaaggtgcaatctaatgagaaaaagtcataattttatgagaataatgtcggagtaatacaaatatcaTGTccttttagtagaataaagttgaaatattaaagaaaaaatacatttttaaaaacagtaatattatgaaaaacaagagaacaaataaagttatcatttttggaaatttgggTTGTGGAAAAGTTTGAATagtacgggaataaagtcaaaatattatgggggtaaagttgtaatattacgagaagaacatttacaagaagaaagttcaattaaaaaatagcaaaaatgaaaaaaaaaacagctgtaacttgacaagaataaagtcaaaatatgaagagaaaaaagttatattctatcaagaacaaagttgcaattttacgagaataaactaaaagaaaaattacaagaattagTTAAGAAAaaggtttaaatatttggaaatttaaaaaaaaacaataaatatggaaaaaaaagagcaaagtgtgAAGCTGATACCAATAACAGGCTTTTTTACCTATACAACAAAGctcagatgcagtttttttcttgaaatatatatatcacttcttagcatatcaaaatgtgttgctttacaaaatatcgaagttgcatcctttcatttttcactatgtgaccctcactggtaaaagtttggacgcccctgattTAAAGTTAAAGTGAAGTAATCGATGAAAGCCTCGTTTCTAGGGATGCGTACCAAAACTCTGTATCATAATAGCACCGGTGCCGATGTAAACGGTACCAACCGTATGTTAAATGAAGGCAG
The sequence above is a segment of the Dunckerocampus dactyliophorus isolate RoL2022-P2 chromosome 3, RoL_Ddac_1.1, whole genome shotgun sequence genome. Coding sequences within it:
- the LOC129178253 gene encoding zinc finger protein 501-like → MCKVQMLRALVNQRLTAAVEEIFVVLERTIAEYEEELCRTKEENARQRQLLDAVFKPEVVLPRADVTKEHLPPEQQEWSFSGEQKEPQPPHIKEEKEAHSVSQEGEHLEGLEEFPVIGVPVKSEDDEDKGESEEKREVEPPSSSSTQHMTTEADGDHCGGSQADSRVAPLSDSDDTTSKTDGRMVADNTRLKCSLCDKTFARKNNLKEHMICHTGERPFICSVCGKSFSRKGILTRHTRLHTGEKPYGCSVCGQRFPQNSNLISHMRKHTGEKPYPCPFCNSCFSNSSTLLRHTRIHTGERPFPCSVCGKRFSVMGHLRSHRRTHTGEKPFPCPVCNRCFAEKSAMVKHTRTHTGEKTCSCPICEKGFCDRSSLVQHTRIHTGEKVFSCSACGEGFFYKYQVNNHKCAGENSGGQVGGLMSGQ